A region from the Brassica napus cultivar Da-Ae chromosome C8, Da-Ae, whole genome shotgun sequence genome encodes:
- the LOC106415007 gene encoding uncharacterized protein LOC106415007 — protein MSGDSLLASKQGSSLSRFFQTKAINHSQGLDSPKNTKFHHLYKFELEHDVKRLKDQLQKETALRSLLLKASDQSHKIELSHTSSLPRSIQELLSSIVTMEATVSLLEEEIMSLHFLLIQERNERKLDEYNLTHSLSPPNATDLVRLSKKKETLRRKDHRSKVPRSLQSCDNANELSKEMIRCMRNIFVSLGETSAGSKSSQEIVPFSPTRKNASSTWWSPSEHSRISKWVQSPRIDIKKNSDVLATESNVFDPYRVQGKLSWADIGSYRSATEVASMSVEEKRLGYASDELWRFRHLVERLARVNPTELSHNEKLAFWINIYNALIMHAYLAYGVPKTDLKLFSLMQKAAYTVGGHSYNAATIEYMTLKMNPPLHRPQIALLLSILKLKVSEEQKQAGISTHEPLVSFALSCGMHSSPAVRIYSAENVGEELEDAQKDYIQASVGVSPRGKLIVSKMLHCFAKNFVDDSKVALWISRHLPPRHAAFVEQCIHRRQRWGFLDSSSNKCGVIPFDSRFRYLFLP, from the exons ATGTCTGGAGACTCTCTGCTCGCTTCTAAACA AGGAAGTTCTTTGTCCAGATTCTTTCAGACCAAAGCCATTAATCACTCGCAG GGTCTTGATTCTCCCAAGAACACCAAGTTTCACCACCTCTACAAGTTCGAACTCGAGCATGAT GTGAAGAGATTAAAAGATCAACTGCAAAAAGAGACTGCACTGCGCTCTCTTTTGCTAAAAGCTTCTGATCAAAGCCACAAGATTGAGCTGTCTCACACTTCTTCCCTTCCACGTAGT ATTCAAGAACTTCTCTCCAGTATAGTAACTATGGAAGCTACGGTCTCTCTGCTCGAAGAAGAGATCATGTCTCTGCACTTCTTACTGATTCAAGAACGGAACGAGAGAAAACTCGATGAGTACAACCTCACACATTCTCTATCTCCACCT AATGCTACAGATTTGGTTAGACtttccaaaaagaaagaaacattaCGCCGCAAAGATCACAGAAGCAAAGTGCCTAGGTCTCTGCAAAGTTGTGATAACGCTAATGAGCTATCCAAGGAGATGATAAGATGCATGAGAAACATATTCGTATCTCTCGGAGAGACATCTGCTGGTTCCAAATCCTCACAGGAGATTGTTCCTTTCTCACCTACTCGCAAGAATGCATCATCAACGTGGTGGTCGCCTTCAGAACACTCGCGGATCTCCAAGTGGGTACAGAGCCCACGGATCGATATCAAGAAGAACTCAGACGTTTTAGCAACGGAGAGCAACGTGTTTGATCCGTATAGAGTCCAGGGAAAGCTGAGCTGGGCTGATATAGGAAGCTACAGATCCGCAACCGAAGTGGCTTCCATGTCTGTTGAGGAGAAACGGCTCGGATATGCTTCAGATGAGTTATGGAGATTCAG ACACCTTGTTGAAAGACTTGCCAGAGTCAATCCAACAGAGCTAAGCCACAACGAGAAGCTCgccttctggatcaacatataCAATGCCTTGATCATGCAT GCATACTTGGCTTATGGAGTACCAAAGACCGACTTAAAGCTCTTCTCCTTGATGCAAAAG GCTGCTTATACAGTTGGTGGGCATTCATACAACGCAGCAACGATCGAATACATGACTCTAAAGATGAACCCTCCTCTGCATCGACCTCAGATT GCTCTGcttctctccattctcaagCTGAAAGTATCAGAAGAACAGAAACAGGCGGGGATAAGTACTCATGAGCCTCTAGTGTCTTTCGCTCTCAGCTGCGGAATGCACTCATCCCCAGCG GTGAGGATATACTCAGCGGAGAACGTAGGAGAGGAGCTCGAAGACGCTCAGAAAGATTATATCCAGGCGTCAGTGGGAGTAAGCCCCAGGGGGAAGTTGATTGTATCCAAGATGCTTCACTGTTTTGCTAAGAACTTTGTCGATGACTCCAAGGTTGCTCTGTGGATTTCACGACACTTGCCTCCTCGCCACGCTGCGTTCGTTGAGCAGTGTATTCACCGGAGACAACGGTGGGGGTTTCTGGATTCATCTAGTAACAAATGCGGTGTGATTCCTTTTGATTCACGGTTTCGGTATCTGTTTCTTCCGTAA
- the LOC106412447 gene encoding U-box domain-containing protein 35-like, translating to MWLPKTDATTKGTRSGSVAIAIDNDKTSQNALKWTMENLTSRGQTLALIHVVPKSQSSSDIEEGITHKQQIEKETKHLFVSFHCFCSRKEINCLDVVLEDVDKVKAIVEYVTVSAIENLVLGAPSRNSFMRRFKTDLPTSVSKAAPDFCNVYVIAKSKISSLRSSSRPAPYHPSVLSEFDNHETTENKHKTREATTPAYSRGRRSVDSDGPRSGVVKPPQGHMKLMGDFSDSESEYSFINASQQGSDISYISSGRPSVDRSSFTYDLPDSARTSRMSTSSEQSIGSNRLGIKFTDLGFLNNASTASEESGRTSCSYSSQSLGDVEAQMKRLRLELKQTMDMYSSACREALTARNEATELQRLRSEEERRMEELKMTEETAMSMVEKERAKARTATEAAEAAHRLAEAEAKRRLNAEMKVLKENDSFPRHSIVRYRKYSVQEIEEGTGNFAESRKVGEGGYGPVFRGHLDHTSVAVKVLRPDAAQGRSQFHKEVEVLSCIRHPNMVLLLGACPEYGILVYEYMAKGSLDDRLFRRGNTPAISWQLRFRIAAEIATGLLFLHQTKPEPIVHRDLKPGNVLLDHNYVSKISDVGLARLVPAVAENVTQCRATSAAGTFCYIDPEYQQTGMLGVKSDVYSLGIMLLQLLTAKQPMGLAYYVEQAVEEGKLKDMLDPAVPDWPLEEAMSLAKLSLQCAELRRKDRPDLGKEVMPVLNRLREMGEESLESVYYAGHGPMSHSSQVSYTSEGRSAPYISNAGSSISNEGSTMSHP from the exons ATGTGGCTACCGAAAACAGATGCGACAACCAAAGGTACAAGAAGTGGTTCAGTTGCTATTGCAATAGACAACGACAAAACCAGCCAAAATGCTCTCAAATGGACAATGGAGAATCTTACTTCTCGTGGTCAAACTCTTGCTCTTATTCATGTCGTTCCCAAATCTCAATCTTCTTCAG ACATTGAAGAAGGCATAACACATAAGCAGCAGATAGAGAAGGAAACAAAACATCTCTTTGTATCTTTCCACTGTTTTTGCAGCCGTAAGGAG ATTAATTGTCTGGACGTTGTGCTTGAAGATGTAGACAAAGTCAAAGCAATTGTCGAATACGTTACTGTTTCTGCTATTGAGAACTTAGTACTTGGTGCTCCATCAAGAAACAGCTTTATGAG AAGATTCAAAACGGATTTACCAACGAGTGTATCAAAGGCAGCTCCAGATTTCTGCAATGTCTACGTCATTGCCAAAAGCAAAATCTCTTCCCTACGAAGCTCCTCTCGTCCTGCTCCTTACCATCCATCAGTTCTCAGCGAATTTGACAATCACGAAACCACTGAGAACAAACACAAAACACGTGAAG CTACCACACCAGCATATTCTAGGGGGCGAAGATCAGTTGATTCAGATGGTCCAAG ATCAGGGGTTGTGAAACCACCACAAGGACATATGAAACTGATGGGGGACTTCTCAGATTCAGAGTCAGAGTACTCATTCATAAATGCTTCACAACAAGGTTCTGACATCTCCTATATCAGCTCGGGGAGGCCGAGTGTAGATCGGTCTTCTTTCACCTACGATCTACCAGACTCGGCAAGAACCTCAAGAATGTCAACGAGCTCAGAGCAGAGCATTGGGTCAAATAGATTAGGAATCAAGTTTACGGATTTGGGTTTTCTCAATAACGCTTCTACTGCTTCTGAAGAGAGTGGAAGAACCTCTTGCTCCTACTCATCTCAAAGCTTG GGTGATGTTGAAGCTCAAATGAAGAGACTGCGTTTAGAGCTAAAGCAAACCATGGATATGTATAGCTCAGCTTGCAGAGAAGCTTTAACCGCAAGGAACGag GCGACAGAGCTGCAAAGGCTGAGGtcagaagaggaaaggagaatGGAAGAACTAAAGATGACAGAGGAGACAGCAATGTCAATGGTGGAGAAGGAGAGAGCAAAGGCCAGAACAGCCACGGAAGCTGCTGAAGCTGCGCACAGGCTTGCGGAAGCAGAAGCAAAGAGAAGACTAAACGCAGAGATGAAGGTACTGAAAGAAAACGATTCTTTCCCACGACATAGCATCGTCAGGTACAGGAAATACTCTGTTCAAGAAATCGAAGAAGGAACTGGAAACTTCGCAGAGTCTAGAAAAGTTGGAGAAGGAGGGTATGGTCCTGTGTTTAGAGGTCATCTTGATCACACAAGTGTTGCTGTTAAGGTTTTACGTCCTGATGCTGCTCAGGGAAGATCACAGTTTCACAAAGAG GTTGAAGTACTAAGTTGCATAAGGCATCCAAACATGGTCCTACTCTTAGGAGCTTGTCCAGAATACGGTATCCTCGTCTACGAATACATGGCCAAAGGAAGCTTAGACGACCGCCTCTTCAGACGCGGAAACACACCCGCCATATCATGGCAACTGCGTTTCAGAATCGCGGCCGAGATCGCCACAGGTCTCCTCTTCCTACACCAGACCAAACCAGAACCAATCGTCCACAGAGACTTGAAACCAGGAAACGTCCTCCTCGACCACAACTACGTCAGCAAGATCAGCGACGTGGGGCTCGCGAGACTCGTCCCCGCGGTAGCAGAGAACGTGACACAGTGCAGAGCCACGTCAGCTGCGGGAACGTTCTGTTACATCGACCCTGAGTATCAACAAACAGGAATGCTGGGCGTGAAGTCGGATGTTTATTCGCTAGGGATCATGCTTTTGCAGCTTCTGACCGCGAAACAGCCGATGGGTTTGGCTTATTACGTGGAGCAAGCGGTTGAAGAAGGGAAGCTTAAAGATATGCTTGATCCTGCGGTACCGGATTGGCCGTTAGAGGAAGCTATGTCTCTTGCTAAGTTATCTCTACAATGTGCTGAGTTGAGAAGAAAAGATAGGCCTGATCTTGGTAAAGAAGTGATGCCTGTGCTTAATAGACTGAGAGAGATGGGTGAAGAGAGTCTTGAGAGTGTGTATTATGCTGGACATGGACCCATGTCACATTCTAGCCAAGTCTCTTATACATCG GAAGGTAGGAGTGCTCCTTATATATCGAATGCAGGTTCTTCTATATCGAATGAAGGATCTACAATGTCACACCCATAG